The Antricoccus suffuscus genome window below encodes:
- a CDS encoding MBL fold metallo-hydrolase: MTENTSERPWDEPGVEQVLDGVFRIPLPLPNDGLHAVNVYAISEDSGVTLIDAGWVLEESLAALERGLAEVGHALSHVEQFLVTHAHGDHYAQAATVRRVFGSTVSIGAGERRSIEVMADPGFQPFAKVEENLKKAGADEIIAETLAWRREAAATEPLGPWELPDRWLTAGTISLK; encoded by the coding sequence GTGACCGAGAACACCAGCGAAAGACCCTGGGACGAGCCAGGCGTCGAGCAAGTCCTAGATGGGGTCTTCCGGATCCCACTCCCGCTGCCCAACGACGGATTGCATGCAGTCAACGTCTACGCGATCTCCGAGGACTCCGGCGTTACCCTGATCGATGCCGGCTGGGTGCTGGAGGAAAGCCTCGCGGCTCTCGAGCGAGGCCTTGCCGAAGTCGGGCACGCGCTGTCCCACGTCGAGCAATTCCTCGTGACGCACGCCCACGGCGACCACTACGCCCAGGCCGCCACGGTGCGGCGAGTGTTCGGCAGCACCGTCAGCATCGGAGCCGGCGAACGCCGATCGATCGAGGTGATGGCCGATCCGGGATTCCAACCGTTCGCCAAAGTCGAGGAGAACCTGAAGAAGGCAGGCGCGGACGAGATCATCGCCGAAACGCTTGCGTGGCGACGTGAAGCGGCTGCCACGGAGCCACTCGGGCCCTGGGAACTACCCGACCGATGGCTGACCGCGGGCACGATCAGCTTGAAGTAG